A window of Candidatus Lokiarchaeota archaeon contains these coding sequences:
- a CDS encoding FAD-binding protein: MLNLVAIRMGKRITAEKVPAPSESEMKTVTDTEQINDVYALYLDDESHSFDGETERLIFPTTEAQVADELRKAYENGTPLTIQGGRTGLTGAAVPLGGTTLNFEEMDKILYMNYYPDEDHYSITAEPGVLLEDLVKAITSKNLDELKGKGDSPNQEALERFLNDDREISFLVDPTETSAWLGGIVACNASGARTFKYGAVRDWVKRIRVLLPNGDALDIRRGEVFAEDGVFEIELSDDSVVKVKIPDYEMPRTKNAAGLYAKPDMDLIDLFIGCEGILGAITEVELILAELPPNIMTVMAFFPSEEQAVDFVYEMREPDCAVPPEFIEYFGPYALDMIRQKAGDASIKVPALTEEIKAVVFFEFAYAEEEMEEKVMALEEILNKHGSSSESSWAGLDYRELEKMKTVRHFVPESVNSMIAMRKARYEKVHKIGTDMAVPDEALREYLAFYREVLEEQGMEYVIFGHIGDNHLHVNMIPRNNEEVEQGMENYRLFAERAVELGGTVAAEHGIGKLKRQFLEIMYGEEGISEMQAVKKALDPKWLLNQGNMVSIPE; encoded by the coding sequence ATGCTGAACTTGGTGGCAATTAGAATGGGCAAAAGGATTACTGCTGAAAAGGTGCCTGCACCTTCAGAATCAGAAATGAAGACAGTAACAGATACAGAGCAGATCAATGATGTTTACGCCTTGTATCTTGATGACGAAAGCCATTCCTTTGATGGTGAAACGGAGCGGCTAATCTTTCCAACTACAGAAGCACAAGTTGCAGATGAACTCCGGAAGGCCTATGAGAATGGCACTCCCCTAACTATACAGGGTGGGCGAACCGGTCTTACTGGAGCTGCAGTACCCCTTGGAGGAACTACACTCAATTTCGAGGAAATGGATAAGATTCTCTATATGAACTACTATCCCGATGAAGACCATTATTCCATAACTGCTGAACCGGGTGTGCTTCTGGAAGACCTTGTTAAAGCCATCACTTCGAAAAACCTTGATGAACTAAAGGGGAAGGGAGATTCGCCCAATCAAGAAGCATTAGAGCGGTTCTTGAATGATGATCGCGAAATATCCTTCCTTGTGGACCCTACAGAGACAAGTGCCTGGTTAGGTGGAATCGTTGCATGTAATGCCTCTGGTGCTCGTACATTCAAGTATGGGGCAGTACGGGACTGGGTGAAGCGTATTCGTGTTCTGCTACCCAACGGTGATGCTTTGGATATTCGGCGTGGTGAGGTCTTCGCTGAAGATGGAGTCTTCGAAATAGAGCTCAGTGATGATTCAGTTGTCAAGGTGAAGATTCCTGATTATGAGATGCCACGCACGAAGAATGCTGCAGGTCTCTATGCTAAGCCAGATATGGACCTCATCGACCTCTTTATTGGATGTGAGGGTATTCTTGGGGCGATCACTGAGGTTGAGCTGATTCTAGCCGAATTACCTCCCAACATCATGACTGTCATGGCCTTCTTCCCGAGCGAAGAGCAAGCGGTTGATTTCGTTTATGAGATGCGAGAACCCGATTGTGCGGTACCTCCTGAATTCATTGAATATTTTGGGCCATATGCTCTTGATATGATCCGCCAAAAGGCGGGAGATGCGAGCATAAAAGTCCCCGCGCTTACAGAGGAAATAAAAGCTGTCGTCTTCTTCGAATTTGCTTATGCCGAGGAAGAGATGGAAGAGAAGGTTATGGCCTTGGAAGAGATTCTGAACAAACATGGGTCCTCCTCTGAATCTAGTTGGGCTGGATTGGACTATCGAGAGCTGGAGAAGATGAAGACGGTCCGCCACTTTGTTCCTGAGAGCGTCAATTCAATGATTGCCATGCGCAAGGCACGATATGAGAAAGTACACAAGATTGGCACAGATATGGCTGTTCCTGACGAAGCTCTTCGTGAGTACCTAGCTTTCTACCGTGAGGTTCTGGAAGAACAAGGCATGGAGTATGTGATTTTTGGCCATATTGGAGATAATCACCTGCATGTGAATATGATTCCTCGTAACAATGAGGAGGTAGAACAAGGCATGGAAAACTACCGTCTGTTCGCAGAACGAGCAGTTGAGCTGGGTGGAACCGTTGCAGCCGAACACGGAATTGGCAAACTCAAACGTCAGTTTCTGGAAATAATGTATGGTGAAGAAGGCATTTCTGAAATGCAAGCTGTCAAGAAAGCTTTGGATCCCAAATGGCTGCTAAATCAAGGGAATATGGTGTCTATACCTGAGTAG
- a CDS encoding 4Fe-4S dicluster domain-containing protein, whose product MKLLTDALKELFRKASTLKYPFERKEVPKDFRGRPVWDMKTCIGCGACERICPGEAIKMEGRRDEATIIYLQHRCLFCGQCADTCPVDAISMSEEYELAGYDTDSMIFYYENITEEDEEE is encoded by the coding sequence ATGAAGTTGCTAACAGATGCGTTGAAAGAACTCTTCCGAAAAGCCTCGACACTGAAATATCCCTTCGAACGTAAGGAAGTGCCCAAGGATTTCAGAGGGCGACCTGTATGGGATATGAAAACCTGCATCGGATGCGGTGCCTGTGAGCGAATCTGTCCCGGAGAAGCCATAAAGATGGAAGGGCGGCGTGATGAAGCAACGATAATCTATCTGCAGCACCGGTGTCTCTTCTGTGGCCAGTGTGCTGATACATGTCCAGTAGATGCAATCAGCATGAGTGAAGAGTATGAACTCGCTGGATACGACACAGATAGTATGATCTTCTACTACGAGAATATAACTGAGGAAGACGAAGAAGAGTAG